One segment of Asterias rubens chromosome 2, eAstRub1.3, whole genome shotgun sequence DNA contains the following:
- the LOC117303047 gene encoding tripartite motif-containing protein 2-like: protein MKKYGLQRAPLYFEQFQICSHCCRPSATSLSSAKGTNCKPIRSLAQLVSTFSDWRAQYLKMAEAALPTKTTCKISQALIECPICLKWFINPKILNCHHSFCQKCLQELVFNQNPKTGFIICPECREKTKIPVKGVSALLNSFFLSSLIDDVINLEGPNQRPKTESSKCQKHTDQELRCHCDTCDLLMCVICAFLDHKDHNLTKTTDCVKSFRQAVEAKFDECHRHFQQVDNSINKSDKRLQLMVDRTLADILAKEEEKVAKLRNESRLLRERVTEIGQDRIKEFKSIRSSNQDKMNVGKEIVASVNHLMLHADGVELLDLKLKVMHNLTFHKELQFQTVQRKKSFIRFKCHDVTDADIGEILVEWEVKTEFGKCGEGEGEFKRAVNVACFSDGDIVVCDYERLLSTFTSKGSYKSTGVQSGTEDGKLKRPFDVVVTSNDLLLVIDGPDVKVYDRELRYIRQFRPSQNQVAGQSTLGGIVVDKKDRIAVVDLKRKVISLHNMDGSIISSIHHAEIGNPCGLSVSSYERLIFTNYHNMKLVCVDFMGNEVFNISTSIGGKPAKPLGVCCDDVGYFCVSVHCGERGPCEIHHYNASGEHIGCLARGLYSPQGMTFTPTGDLIVAERYSVKILHQ from the exons ATGAAGAAGTATGGTTTGCAAAGAGCTCCActttattttgagcaatttcaGATTTGTAGTCATTGTTGCCGACCATCAGCCACTTCTTTAAGTTCAGCAAAGGGGACTAACTGTAAGCCTATACGAAGTTTAGCACAGTTAGTATCTACATTTTCAG ACTGGAGAGCTCAATATTTGAAGATGGCCGAAGCTGCACTTCCCACTAAAACCACTTGCAAGATTAGCCAGGCACTCATCGAATGCCCAATCTGCCTAAAATGGTTCATCAATCCGAAAATCCTGAACTGTCACCACAGCTTTTGCCAAAAATGTCTCCAGGAACTTGTATTCAATCAGAATCCGAAGACGGGTTTTATTATTTGCCCAGAATGTAGAGAGAAAACTAAAATCCCAGTTAAGGGAGTGTCGGCTCTTCTCAACAGCTTTTTCTTGAGCTCgcttattgatgacgtcatcaatcttGAAGGTCCAAATCAGCGACCTAAAACTGAATCGTCAAAGTGCCAGAAACACACTGACCAGGAACTGCGGTGTCATTGCGACACGTGTGACTTACTAATGTGTGTCATATGTGCGTTTCTCGATCACAAAGACCATAATCTAACTAAGACCACCGATTGCGTTAAATCTTTCCGTCAAGCGGTTGAAGCGAAGTTCGATGAGTGTCACAGGCATTTCCAACAAGTGGATAACTCTATCAACAAATCAGACAAGAGATTACAGCTCATGGTCGACCGGACTCTTGCAGATATTTTGGCTAAGGAGGAAGAGAAAGTCGCTAAATTGAGAAATGAATCTCGTCTCCTCCGAGAAAGAGTCACTGAAATCGGTCAAGACAGAATTAAGGAATTTAAGAGCATACGGAGCAGCAATCAAGATAAGATGAACGTCGGCAAGGAGATCGTAGCTTCAGTCAACCACTTGATGCTACATGCCGATGGCGTTGAGCTGCTGGACCTCAAACTAAAAGTTATGCACAACTTGACGTTCCATAAGGAGCTCCAGTTTCAAACAGTGCAGCGGAAAAAGTCATTCATCAGGTTCAAGTGTCATGATGTCACTGACGCGGATATCGGTGAAATACTAGTGGAATGGGAGGTAAAGACAGAGTTTGGTAAATGTGGGGAAGGTGAGGGGGAGTTCAAGAGGGCAGTAAACGTTGCTTGTTTTAGCGATGGTGACATTGTCGTTTGTGACTACGAAAGGCTATTATCCACGTTTACATCAAAGGGTAGTTACAAATCAACGGGTGTTCAAAGCGGAACAGAGGATGGTAAACTAAAACGTCCTTTTGATGTTGTGGTGACCTCTAATGACCTGCTTCTGGTTATTGACGGACCGGATGTAAAGGTTTATGATAGAGAACTGCGATATATCCGTCAGTTCCGGCCATCACAGAATCAAGTCGCGGGGCAGTCAACTCTCGGTGGTATCGTTGTGGACAAGAAAGATCGGATTGCGGTGGTTGACTTAAAGAGAAAGGTTATATCTCTCCATAATATGGATGGATCCATCATTTCTTCAATACATCATGCCGAAATAGGCAATCCATGCGGGCTATCTGTAAGCAGCTATGAGCGACTGATCTTCACAAACTACCACAACATGAAACTAGTTTGTGTGGATTTCATGGGAAACGAGGTGTTCAATATCAGCACCTCCATTGGCGGCAAACCTGCAAAACCTCTTGGTGTGTGCTGCGACGATGTTGGATACTTCTGTGTGTCTGTTCATTGTGGTGAACGGGGACCTTGTGAGATACATCATTACAATGCATCAGGTGAGCACATCGGCTGTTTAGCTCGTGGCTTATACAGTCCGCAAGGCATGACGTTTACTCCTACCGGTGACCTCATCGTGGCTGAAAGGTACTCAGTCAAGATCTTGCATCAATGA
- the LOC117303148 gene encoding tripartite motif-containing protein 55-like, giving the protein MKKKGLQRAPLYFEQFQICSQCCRPSATSLSSAKGTNCKPIRSLAQLVSTFSGWTAQYLKMAEAALPTKTTCKISQELIECPICLIRFINPKILNCHHSFCQKCLQKLVFNQNPKTGFIICPECREKTKIPVKGVSALLNSFFLSSLIDDVINLEDPNQRPKTESSKCQKHTDPELWFHCDTCDLLVCVRCALPDHQAHTLIGITDCVKIFRQEVEAELMKFDECHKHFQRVDNSINESEKRLQLMVDRTLADILAKEEEKVAKLRNESRLLRERVTEIGQERIKEFKSIRSSNQDKKMSVGKEIVASVNHLMLHANDVELLDLMLKVMHNLTFHKELQFQTVQRSKSFIGFKGHDVVTDADIGEILEEEKWEVKKKIGKEGEGEGEFKRAVNVACFSDGDIVVCDYERLLLSTFTSKGSYKSTGVQSGTEDGKLKCPFDVAVTSNDLLLVIDGPDVKVYDRELRYIRQFRPSQNQVMGQSVLGGIAVDKKDRIAVSDCTRKVISLHNMDGSIISTIIHHANIGNPCRLSVSSNERLIFTNYKTMILVCLDFMGNEVFNSSPSKPVTLVGVCCDDAGDIYVSLHFGTVGTGEIHHCDALGRHIGYVARGLYSPQGMTFTPTGDLIVAERYSVKILHRV; this is encoded by the exons ATGAAGAAGAAGGGTTTGCAAAGAGCTCCActttattttgagcaatttcaGATTTGTAGTCAGTGTTGCCGACCATCAGCCACTTCTTTAAGTTCAGCAAAGGGGACTAACTGTAAGCCTATACGAAGTTTAGCACAGTTAGTATCTACATTTTCAG GCTGGACAGCTCAATATTTGAAGATGGCCGAAGCTGCACTTCCCACTAAAACCACTTGCAAGATTAGTCAGGAACTCATCGAATGCCCAATCTGCCTAATACGGTTCATCAATCCGAAAATCCTGAACTGTCACCACAGCTTTTGCCAAAAATGTCTCCAGAAACTTGTATTCAATCAGAATCCGAAGACGGGTTTTATTATTTGCCCAGAATGTAGAGAGAAAACTAAAATCCCAGTTAAGGGAGTGTCGGCTCTTCTCAACAGCTTTTTCTTGAGCTCgcttattgatgacgtcatcaatcttGAAGATCCAAATCAGCGACCTAAAACTGAATCGTCAAAGTGCCAGAAACACACTGACCCGGAACTGTGGTTTCATTGCGACACGTGTGACTTACTTGTGTGTGTCAGATGTGCGTTGCCCGATCACCAAGCACATACCCTAATCGGGATCACCGATTGCGTTAAAATATTCCGTCAAGAGGTTGAAGCGGAATTGATGAAGTTCGATGAGTGTCACAAGCATTTCCAACGAGTGGATAACTCTATCAACGAATCAGAGAAGAGATTACAGCTCATGGTCGACCGGACTCTTGCAGATATTTTGGCTAAGGAGGAAGAGAAAGTCGCTAAATTGAGAAATGAATCTCGTCTCCTCCGAGAAAGAGTAACTGAAATCGGTCAAGAAAGAATTAAGGAATTTAAGAGCATACGGAGCAGCAATCAAGATAAAAAGATGAGCGTCGGCAAGGAGATCGTAGCTTCAGTCAACCACTTGATGCTGCATGCCAATGACGTTGAGCTGCTGGACCTCATGCTAAAAGTTATGCACAACTTGACGTTCCATAAGGAGCTCCAGTTTCAAACAGTGCAGCGGAGCAAGTCATTCATCgggttcaaaggtcatgatGTCGTCACTGACGCGGATATCGGTGAAATACTAGAGGAAGAGAAGTGGgaggtgaagaaaaaaattggtaAAGAAGGGGAAGGTGAGGGGGAGTTCAAGAGGGCAGTAAACGTTGCTTGTTTTAGCGATGGTGACATTGTCGTTTGTGACTACGAAAGGCTGCTATTATCCACGTTTACATCAAAGGGTAGTTACAAATCGACGGGTGTTCAAAGCGGAACAGAGGACGGTAAACTAAAATGTCCCTTTGATGTTGCGGTGACCTCTAATGACCTGCTTCTGGTTATTGACGGACCGGATGTAAAGGTTTATGATAGAGAACTGCGATATATCCGTCAGTTCAGACCATCACAGAATCAAGTCATGGGGCAGTCAGTGCTCGGTGGTATCGCTGTGGACAAGAAAGATCGGATTGCAGTGTCTGACTGTACGAGAAAGGTTATATCTCTCCATAATATGGATGGATCCATTATTTCTACAATAATACATCATGCCAACATAGGCAATCCATGCAGGCTATCTGTAAGCAGCAATGAGCGACTGATCTTCACAAACTATAAAACGATGATACTAGTTTGTCTGGATTTCATGGGAAACGAGGTGTTCAATTCCAGCCCCTCCAAACCTGTAACACTTGTTGGTGTGTGCTGCGACGATGCTGGAGATATCTATGTGTCTCTTCATTTCGGTACAGTGGGAACCGGTGAGATACATCATTGCGATGCATTAGGTAGGCACATCGGCTATGTAGCTCGTGGCTTATACAGTCCGCAAGGCATGACGTTTACTCCTACCGGTGACCTCATCGTGGCTGAAAGGTACTCAGTCAAGATCTTGCATCGCGTGTGA